In a single window of the Melissococcus plutonius ATCC 35311 genome:
- a CDS encoding Ltp family lipoprotein, producing the protein MVEKVKKPIYKQVWFWFALIILVSGIGGIVENKDDNQLASENEEVEKSQVEENKVEKTEPNKDINQIKSITSEKDNLPTEYKSALQKSKTYVEIMNMSKAKLYNQLTSNVGEKFSEQAAQYAVDNIKADWNNNALKKAKIYQNQMNMSPETIRTQLISDAGEKFTSEEAAFAIQHLND; encoded by the coding sequence ATGGTAGAAAAAGTGAAAAAGCCGATTTATAAGCAGGTATGGTTTTGGTTTGCATTAATTATACTAGTTAGTGGGATTGGTGGAATAGTGGAAAATAAGGATGACAATCAACTGGCAAGCGAGAATGAAGAAGTTGAAAAAAGTCAGGTTGAGGAAAATAAGGTCGAAAAAACTGAACCGAATAAAGATATAAACCAAATAAAATCAATAACAAGCGAGAAAGATAATCTACCAACAGAATATAAATCAGCATTACAAAAATCAAAAACTTATGTAGAAATAATGAATATGTCAAAAGCTAAACTATACAATCAATTAACTTCGAACGTTGGTGAAAAATTTTCAGAACAAGCTGCCCAATATGCTGTTGATAATATTAAGGCGGATTGGAATAATAACGCTTTAAAAAAGGCTAAGATCTATCAAAATCAAATGAATATGTCACCAGAAACTATTCGTACTCAACTAATATCTGATGCAGGTGAAAAATTCACTTCAGAAGAAGCTGCCTTTGCAATTCAACATCTAAATGATTAA